In the Primulina eburnea isolate SZY01 chromosome 15, ASM2296580v1, whole genome shotgun sequence genome, gcggatgcaacctataaatggaagccgattcttttgtttccttcaccgcattcttcagagagagttctagttgtacCATATTTTatagccagtttctagggcactttggtgtcgggaagtttcagAGCTAGTATCGACTCGAGGATGGGTCGGtaaactgagatcgagacatcatcagcgggctgacgacggacgcagatataatcctaaatccttagacagtgatttaaggatcattagggagatctttgtagcatgtttgatctggtttgttagtgatttcattatgttggtattgtctaggttcagagctttcggtcagattgttttagtgaggtacgtgatgtactgactgagatatccaagcgtagtatacacacttatatgctgcatatttatctgttgcatgatacatgttttactgctttgtcatattatgcatgacacatcatgttgagcctgatatcttttgagatatacctcgtttgttggggccgcttagccctattctgtattgtggacgatggggcatcgagagctacagtgtccgacgggacccgcgggctctgatgacctggacattgcaggtccacgtcatgatgatgagtgtgggagccaaaacatgcctagggcagatcagagactacacactcaggcgcctctagactgagcatgagattcttgacttgatccttgatatccgagcatattgcattttgcatgcatcatatcagtttgtatactcgtacattctcgtattgggcgattgtcgctcacgtccttgttttcatcttgggcaccccattccacggggcaggacttaggttggacggttcggacgaccagggcagtggctagagcagtagggttttcggtggtgatccagtggaggttttctgtggttatcgttttctcgttcagaatcatgttttcgttatggttgtattaatgtttaagactgatgttaatgttttgttttcatttaggttgtaagatgattaagtatttggtttccgctgtttaattgtggttattaagtttaatgttgcatgtttattagtctgtttagtagtggctcgggtaagggcgctacacgGTCGCTTTTCGCCCCTTTTGTTTTTGGGTGGGTCAGCCGTCACAGGCCTTTTCTTGCTGCTTGATACTGTACATCTCCTTCTGTCAGATCTCAGACATCTGATGCACTCGGTATGTAGGATAGTTTTGCCTCCAGGGCGGGTCCAAACGCCCATTGCCACCTTTACAGGGTCTAGGAGGGCCCCCATTTGGACCCATATTTGCCGGAGATTCGGCTATATATCTCATCATGGTTTTAGATGTTATTCTGCTTTCACTGGAGTGACCCTTATATTATCTGCTTTTTGATTTACGTATTATAGCTTACATTTGTGTTTAGCCTTATGAGGAGGTCTTGGTCTAGTCCCCCTTCTCACTTAGGTTTTCTTTTCTCTGTACGGACGACATTTTTTTGTTTCAGTTATttacaggtaggggtctgccaACCCCCCGCCACTCAGGCGAcgttctaaaaaaaaaaaaaaccctaaaccctaaaaaaaaaccctaaaccctaaactccAAACCCCAACCCTAAACCTGTATATATCATCAAAACAGCAATACAAGAGAACACCTGAAGAGAGGAGGATGAAACCAAACCTCTCTAAAGGCTAGTCATACAAAGCATAAAACAAAGACCTAGGGTGGCAAATACACGAGCCAAAAGCTAATCCCTAAGTGAAACGCATAATACAAAAGAACACATAAAAACAGCGCTAGATACATGAAAACAAATCGAAATCTATGTAAACAATAATGATCCAGCTCAGAAGTAGGTGCAAAAGACCACCGATCGTACCCATCTCTGAACTGTTATTCAATGTAAGGCCAAACTGAAAAGAACATCCTAATCCGAGATAGATCAGCTGAACAGGATCCCGCAATCAAAATAGTAATGAGCTGGAAAATCACGATACAAAAACAGTCGAAACACCAAAATAAGACCGCAATCCAGCTCAAACCAGAGAAGCTCCAAGACCCAAGAGGAGAGTAATAACGGCCTCCAGAGCCACCAATGCACACAGCAAAATATATCACAGCGTAGTCTCGACATGAAtggagccccgagccagagaAACCAAAGAGAATGAACATCCAGAGCCACCACAACACGCGGCAAAAGTACGAAACAGGTATGTAGAGATATGCATGTAAAACCTGACGAAGACGCCCTCCAGGGAAGATTAGAGGGCCAAAGAAAAGCACCGAGAGGGTGAGTGATCCCGATGAGACCAAGTATGTAGTGTGCTAGTGTCTGGGCCCACTCGCACCAAACTGGCAAAACGGGGAAAAAGCAAAACCCCCTAAATGACCGtacgtgcaaagaaaatttgTACAAATACATATAGAAAGACAGAAGAAATGGATCCAAGTGAAAGAAGGGGCTGCAAACGGCTAAGAGCATCTATATCTCAAGTAGGGGAGCCCGGAAGTATACGAGCGTGCAAGTATAGAGATGTGCCTAGGGAGAGAAggacctaactctaaggtaAAGTGCCCAAGGGTATGGGCCCTCTCCGCCAACACATACGCCACCGAATTACCCTCCCGGAATATATGCGAAATATGAACAGACCGCCCCCTCAAAAGGACCAAAATCCTAGATACAATGTGATCAAGACCCCAGCAACATCGACGGGAACGAATGAGCTGAATAGAAGCCAGAGAATCAACCTCGATCCAAAGAGGGAAAAAAGAATGATCGGAACAAAGGAGAAGACCCCTCCAAACCGCCCAAAGCTCAGCCCGGAGAGAAGACCCAGCTCCAATGAACTCGCTGAATGAGAGCAAAACCCTCCCAAAATCATCCCGAACAACGCCACCAGCTGCAGAGTCCCCAGATATCCCACGCGAGCTCCCATCCACATTAAGCTTGAAGCACCCGGACGGCGGTCGCAGTCAGCGAACAATCGCTGTCCTATGGAATCTGTGGAGAGCAACCGAAATACCCATCGATCTCGCCAAATGAAACACACCCAGCCAATGTCTGGGCTTGACAGTACGCGCAGAGTGGGCGAGACGTAGGTAAGACAAAATCTGGTATTTCACCCGTCTCCCCAGAGATGGGGAGATGATGGTGCTTAGCATCATTCCGCGCAGTCCAGAGGAACCACAGAACGATGCAGGGGAGAAACTCCCGCACATGGCCCCCTGGGACCAGACCAAGTCCCTCTTCCACGCACTGAAGAACAAACTGAAATCCTCAGTGTCGGGAATACGGACCCAAAAAACGGTGCCAAAGAAACGCCAGACAGACCGAGCTACCGGGCTGCGAAGGAATATGTGTGTGAATGTCTCGTACGTGCTCACAACACTGCGCACAGGCCTGCGGCCCAAGCAAAGGACAAGCAAAAACGGGGTCCGTGCCATTACACTTGATGGCACCTCCGAGCCTACACGACCTGGGTACACTGAGCCAGTACACGGGTCTCTGTCTAACTTTCGAGAGAAAGATACAGGCCTACATGGTCCGGCACTCAACAACGGGGTCCCCCTTTATTTTGGTTTTGACGGAGAGTTATTTCCTAATAGAGTTTATTATTTGGTAACTAGATTCATATCTTTGATTTGTAGCATATATAGACTTGATGATGTAAAAAcgattattattcatcttttgatatgagaattctctcaacacaagcttagTTTCGTATAATTTGCGTGTACAAAGCAAACTTACAAAGCTTTATCtttggcgtttgtcgatcgatctTCACGAGGGTGCCAGGCATTTTTGGAGGTTCTTGAGCGCTTGTTCCCGTTAAATTTTGAACAGTCGTGAAGGTGAATAAACCtatccattacttgtttcaaagatcgggaaaacacacgagtcttgttatcgtaattgaatagagggtgcgatttattacaatcgtgtttgctatttattcgtatcgagaTTCACGTCAACCCCTCAGACAAAAACTGAGATATCCAGACGTCACGGCCCCCGCGGACCACACACCAGGAGGACAAAGGAACGTCCCCGACCCAAGTGTCATCCCAAAAGGATACATCACCAAGGCCAACGCGCCAATGAATGCCAGGCTCCGCACGAGGGTGGATTCTAAGGAGACGACGCCAAATGGGGATATAGAACCACGGGCGGGGACACAGGCGGAAGCATCCAGACGGCAATACTTCCAAAAAATGAATCTCGCCCAGAGAGAGGAGCCCTGCCTAAATCTGAACCACAATTTTATTGAAAAACATTCAACGATATCTTTCAATCTGCGGAAGCCAAGTCCACCCTCAAGCACGGGGAGGCAAGCCCGGGACCACCGGGCCCAATGCCACTTCCTTTCCAATGGTCTCGAAGCCCAGAGGAAGGCATTAAAGGCCATTTCAAGCTTCTCCATGACAGCCAGAGGTGACTGAACCACCTGAAACAGATAAATCGGCATGGAGAGAAGCACACTGCGTATTAGGGTCATGCGGCTACCCGGAGAGAGGGTCCAAACCTCCCAACCCTCTAACTTCCTACGAACAGACTGTAGGAGGGGCTCAAAAAGGGAGCATGTCCGATTACCCCGATAAAGGGGAACTCCGAGGTATTTGATGGGCAGATGACCCTCAGCAAACCGGGTGATGCGCGGTGCGGAGGCGCCCAGAGCACCTCGGAGGCAAGATCAAAGAACTCTTGGCAGCATTCACACGCTGCCCCGAACAGTTCTTGTAGTGATGCAGAAAATCGACAAGGCGCTGCATACCACGAGACCCACCACTAGCAAAAATAATGACATCATCAGCATAAGACAGGTGGGAAATCAAAATATCACAATCAGAACGATACCTGAGCGCAGGATACTGCAGGTAGAGGCGTGATGGGATTCGATGGACGAGGTACCTGCAAAGATTTTAGGTAACCCCGTTAAGGTTGATAAGATTACTGCTGATGGTTCCAGAGGTTCTTTTGCTAGGATCTGTATTGAGATTGATGTACTTCAGCCTCGTCAGGAGAAGATTTGGGTAGGATGGGGTGATCATTGTCAGACTGTTGAGGTTATTTATGAGAGAATCCCCCATTTCTGCTCTCAATGTAAGATGCTGGGACATTCGCTTGATTTTTGTTCTAGGAATGTTAAGCCTTTTAGGACGAGGCGGCGTGGGCCTCAACGTCAGGCTGCTCATGCACCTTCGTCATCTGATCTGCATCAACAGGGTTTACGTCCTCATGGTAAGGGTGTTGTATCGGATTCCCCACTTCCGGTTCCTACCACGTTGGCACAGGGTGTTACTTCATAGATGGCCATGTCCAGTGACACTGATTTTCCAGAGCAGGTTGTTAAGCGTCCCCGTTGTCTGCCTGTTGTGAGGAAAGATCCGAATCGACCTATTGCTACGAAGAATTATTATGAGGTCCTGCAGAATTTGCCTACGGATTCTGGTCCTGGTGAGTCTTCTTAATAAGCTCGTAGTAGAAGGGAATATTGCGGCAGGTTGTCCGTTTCGGCCAGCTTCGGCTCGGGCTAGTTCGTCTCAGACCACAGCTACAGTTGATGTAGTGACTTCTTCTATTACAGTTGTTTCTGCACCTGAGGATGTTCCGATTCCGGTGGTTGAGCTTGCTTCTACTGTCCAGGATCCTGTGGTGGGTACCCTGGTTTCGTCTCCATGCCTTCATTGGAGTTTTCTTCGGCTAGTGTTGGTAGTATGACAGGTGTGGTGCCTTCTTCTATGACGGAGTGTTTATCTTTACCGCTCCCGGGACGTACGCGTTCTCAGCAGCGAAGGTATTACAGACAGAAGGCAGCTCAGGCGAGTTCACCCTACGGGCGACCTCTCGATCCGGGCTGATTTAGTTTTTTCTGCCTTTTTGGGCGGTTAGTGGTAGGCGTTCACTGCAGAGTTCTCCTTGCCCacctttttgtttttattttgcttGATGTATTCCGGGTCAATCCTTGGTTTGTTTGCTTTTTGTTTTGTTGTATTTCGAGTTGTCCTGTTGTAGTATGTTGTTATTTATGTTTGATATCATGATTGTATAGCCTTTTGTTGGAGGTCTTGGTCTAGTCCTCCTCCCATTAGATTTTATTTGTCCAGCTCTACCTGCCGAGGCCTCAGATTTAGCTGTTTCACTAGTTCCATTTTTTGCTTCTgagaatttgaaaaaaataataataataataaagaaagCAATTTAATTTTGATAATTAGTGCTAAATAAAATGGAAATTTATTCGCAGAAACAATATTTTCGTAAAAGGCCACTACTCACCGGATTGAGAGTGCTGTGCTCCTTGAAAGTCACTTCCAGCACCGCCGCCTGTTCCTTGAACAGGCGGAGCTTCTTCCTCGACGCCGCGTCGCCTCCGTCTTCCTCTATCTCCATGGAGCTGCTCTCCGTTCTCTCTCCGTCGTTCGCTTCCCTATCACTTCTCTTACCGCTTATGCTTGAAACTGTGCTGTTTGGGGATGTAACAATCACTTCTTCATCTTCATCGCATTCTACTACAGTTAATGTTCGATTTATATCGATCCCACCAAGAAATGTTCTGGGCTCCGCCTGGAGAGCTGAAATTTTCAAGATTGAAAAGATCTTCTTTTAGATTTTCAGGATAGATGAAAAGACCAACTTTAAATGAGACACTAACAACTATACTATGCATGCAATATGTCATTGTTAACTAGTAACAGATCACAATTACCACCTAATTTTAAGGGTATGCGTTAAGTAATTTGGCAAAATAACAATCAAATTTTGGACATTGAAAGTTGAAATTTCATATAAATTCAGCTAAGATTTGAACGAAAATCCACATGCAAAGATTTggtgaattaaaaaaaataccaatTTCTAAACCAACTCAGATACCTGCGACAGTTTGAAATGCATCAGTTCTTGAATTTTTTTGCAGCTGCATAAAAGGTGAAGGAGATCTAAACAGATTCAACGGCAAGGGAGCCGCTGCCGCTAGGCGCGTGGCGGAAGGCGGAGGAAGAGGGTCAGGATTCAGATTCTCCGGGCATCTCAAGCTCAAACTCAACCCTAAATAATCATCTTTTTTTGCcatctccccttttctttcctctctcCCCCTTTTCTTCTCGCAATTCAAAAGAAAAGATACCAAACCAACTTTTGTTCCTCTcttttggagagaataaattttaCAGAGAGTTTGTTCGAATCCAAGAGAACGAGAGAGCCTTCCGAAATGGgctaatttatatatttatttttcaagaaaaggtTACAGCTTTTTTCATAATGATGATATATGGATCACAGTGGAAATTTTAAATGACATAGGTCAGAACCTACACACACGCGTGTGTATACTTTGATCACTTCATggggtgtatgtgtgtgtaaatCTGGACCTTTTTGATCCACCTCATGGGGGCAAGtattatatatctatatatatatatatatatatatatatatatatatatacaccgcatacatatatgtatgtgtATGTATGTACATGAGGTGTATAGAGATACAAGAGAGATGTTCAATGATACCCGTGTCAGATATGTGTGTTGATAGGATTTGGCTTTGATTTTTTAGTTTCGTTTTTGCAGTTTTGCATGGGATTTGACTTGACTAGTGCCTACATCTATTCAATGTTCAATCTTGGGGTTTTAGTCCTTGTTTGGGACAAAAGA is a window encoding:
- the LOC140814257 gene encoding homeobox-leucine zipper protein HAT3-like, with product MAKKDDYLGLSLSLRCPENLNPDPLPPPSATRLAAAAPLPLNLFRSPSPFMQLQKNSRTDAFQTVAALQAEPRTFLGGIDINRTLTVVECDEDEEVIVTSPNSTVSSISGKRSDREANDGERTESSSMEIEEDGGDAASRKKLRLFKEQAAVLEVTFKEHSTLNPKQKMELVKQLNLRPRQVELDK